GCCAACTCTTCTACAGTGGGTTCTCTTTCATATTTTTGCTCTAAACGAGAAAACGTTCTGGAAATTTTACTGAGTGAGCTAATGCGATTCAAGGGCAAGCGTACAATTCTAGCCTGCTCGGCTAGGGCTTGCAATATGGATTGTCTAATCCACCAAACAGCATAAGAGATAAACTTAAACCCTCTCTTTTCATCAAACCGTTGCGCAGATTTGATTAGGCCAAGGTTGCCTTCATTAATCAAGTCACTCAAGGAGAGCCCTTGGTTTTGATATTGCTTGGCAACGGATACCACAAATCGAAGATTGGCCTTGGTAAGTCTTTCAAAGGCAGCTCTGTCACCCATTCTAATTTTTTTGGAAAGCTCAACTTCTTCATCCGCACTAAGCAATGGCACTCTACCGATTTCCTGAAGATATTTATCTAAGGACTGACTTTCACGATTGGTGATCTGTTTGCTTATCTTTAGCTGTCTCATAGTTTGCTACGTTAAATATAAATATGAAAAATACGATCCTTTATC
The nucleotide sequence above comes from Cardinium endosymbiont of Sogatella furcifera. Encoded proteins:
- a CDS encoding sigma-70 family RNA polymerase sigma factor, translated to MRQLKISKQITNRESQSLDKYLQEIGRVPLLSADEEVELSKKIRMGDRAAFERLTKANLRFVVSVAKQYQNQGLSLSDLINEGNLGLIKSAQRFDEKRGFKFISYAVWWIRQSILQALAEQARIVRLPLNRISSLSKISRTFSRLEQKYEREPTVEELAQFLEVDPEEVRGALKVAGRHISVDAPFLQGEENSLLDVLESDVEKKPDSELMNDSLCKEIQRALAVLTPRERDVLCYYFGLNNTEILTLEEIAARFGLTRERVRQVKEKGIKKLKAAVSSETLKCYLG